The Chloroflexus aggregans DSM 9485 genome segment GATCGGCCCCGGTGTGCCGGCCTTGTTGTCGCTGCTCATCCCTCTGGCATTGCTCGGCCCGATAAGCGGATTGATCGGGCCGGCCAGCTCGGCGATCTACGGTAAGGCGCTTGAGGTCGAATTGGCCCTCTGGCACGGGATCAATCCGGCGCTGCTCGTCAGCCTTGGCGCGATTGTGATGGGCGCAGTGTTGGCACGCTTTGGTGAGCAATTGGCGAATCTGCGTGGTTGGCCGGTGTGGTCGCGGGGCGATATGATCTTCGACCGCCTGATTGAACAAACGCTGGCCGGCGCTACGGCGTTGACCCGCACGCTCCAATCGGGTCAGTTGCGACGCTATATCTTGATCACCGCACTGACGATGTTGGTATTTGTTGGGGTGCCGTTTGTGAGGTTTGGTCTCGATGCGGTTCGCTTCGACTTCGATCCGCAATTGCAATTTTACGAGATACTGGCCGCGTCGCTCATTCCCATTGGCGTGATCGCTACTATTCGGGCACGTACCCGCTTGGGAGCCATTATTGCTGTCGGCGTGGTCGGTGCGATGGTTTCGCTCCTGTTCGTGCTCTTCTCGGCTCCCGATCTGGCCTTAACCCAACTGTTGATCGAAGTGCTCTCTACCGTCTTTTTGTTGCTCGTCTTCTCAGTTCTGCCGGTGCGGTTCGAGAGCTTTTCGGCGGCGTGGGTGCGGCGACGCGATGCGATCATCGCAACCGTGATGGGCGTACTGATGGGCGGTTTGGTATTGGCTATCGCTACCAATACGTCCTTCGCTTCATTGGCTCCGTTCTTTCTCGAAAATAGCCTCGCGAAGGGCAAAGGCGCTAACGTGGTCAACGTGATTTTGGTTGACTTCCGTGGTTTCGATACCATGGGCGAGATTACCGTCTTGTTCATTGCTCTGCTCGGTATCTACGGGTTGTTGCGTCTACGACAGGGGAAAGATAATGTCACACCGGAACGAGTTCCCACGACCGAACCGGTCGGCGAACCGGTCGATACCCAGAGATAGTGCTCTCTACGACTCGCTGATTCTGCGCACGATCAGCCGGCTAATGATGCCGCTGCTAATGCTGCTGTCGATATTTATGCTGCTGCGTGGGCACAATTTCCCCGGCGGTGGCTTTATCGGCGGATTGTTGGCCGCAAGCGCAATCATCCTCCAAATGGTCGCCTTTGGTCCGAAGACCGCTCGCCGGATTTTGCCGATCAATTATCTCATGTTGGCTGCCTTCGGTGTCTTTTTTAGCGCGATTTGGGGCTTGCCGGCATTGTTTTCCGGCTTACCCTATATGCAGGCTT includes the following:
- a CDS encoding Na+/H+ antiporter subunit B, which produces MSHRNEFPRPNRSANRSIPRDSALYDSLILRTISRLMMPLLMLLSIFMLLRGHNFPGGGFIGGLLAASAIILQMVAFGPKTARRILPINYLMLAAFGVFFSAIWGLPALFSGLPYMQAFWLPEPIPGVGKIGTPVLFDVGVYLTVIGVTTKIALLLVEEPTLFPLPAMKSVPVEAEGEEVA